The nucleotide sequence CTCCATCCATCTCCATCACCACCTCAGCTCTCTGATCATTTTCCACTAAACCCATATTCATTTTCCTCTTCCAaccattttcttttcaatcatttttcgtttttgtttatttttgttcaattaCGCTCTAAAATCTCAAAGCTCTAATAAACCCTCATATGCAGAGGGACAGCTACGTACACAGAGCACAAGAGCAACaaatatagttttatttttttatttaattcttATAAATTTTCAATCTTTCTTATTGTAGAAGCTGCTATTTTTTTCCCTTCCTGTTTTTATAAAAATCTCTGTGGTGGGTTTTGATTCTATGGCTGCGGTTTCTGAGATTTCCGGTGAGGCAGCCTCTGCCAAAAACTCCAACTTGGATTCAATGTCAAAACCCATTTCTGAATCCAAATCAGAATTCGATGTGCAGAAGCTGGTGGATATGTTCACCAAGCTCAACCCTTTAGCCAAAGAGTTCTTCCCTTCATCTTATTCTCCCCAGCACCATTCCAATTTTGAAAACTCTGTCAATAACAATAAGCTCTCACCCAATGATAATCAGGCCAACATTCGAAGGGTAATGATCATTCTCTtttgatctcttttttttttcgttttttttttgtgtaatttgaATATAGGGttggttttatatatatttttttcttatgaaTATGAATTATGTAATGGATTTGAGCTAAACGGGGCTTTTCTATTTGTTGTAATATCATATAATGTAATTTGAGTTGGGTTTATCGTTGAATTGATAATTTGGTTGCTATTCGGGTTGCCGGTAGGCGAGGTTCTTGAGTTCTCTGCTGCAACAATTTTTTCCTTAATGAtcattaattttcaaatggtttAGTGATTGCTGATTATGATATAAATGAACAGGGTGTATATGTTCCAGTATTGTAACTGCATCTGTAGTGTCGGATTAAAATTCAGTTGTTTACTGATATAGTTTGAATTCATGATATCTGTAGTGTGTGATTAAAATTCGGTTGTTTAAAATTCGGTTGTTTACTGGTATAGTTTGAATTCATGATCTGGAGTTCGAGtttttatttgttcttgttgtgAGTATACGAATTCTATGTATTTGTTGGTCCTTCAGATTTTCAGTGTATATTCTGTTTTGGTAGGGGTGGTGTGTTTGTGTTGGAAAGTCACTGCGCATTCGGTTAGCAGAGTCTTTTGGGATATGCATAGCAATCGCTTTTGTCATTCGGCATGGAGTTCTGTTTGGTGCACTTTTTCAATCATAATTATGTTTCTGATCATGGTTGTTATTGTTATTGTCATTATAACTATGATTTTTAGTAATTTCATTATACTGATTTAGTTGTTGGAACTCTTATCAACTGAGACCTTTAAACGACTTAGcttgagaaaaacaaaattgacaGTTTCATTAGGAAGTTGCTTGCGATAACTCTACACATGtagttattattttctttcattaTATTTTGTTAGGATTATACTAATTTGTACCTTTCGTGTTTTCCAGAGAAGAAATAACTTTAATCAGGGGAAGCGAAGACTTAGCGGGAGAGCTTTCAGAGCTGAGCGGGAAAGTAGTATTAGGCGAACAGTATATGTTTCTGATATTGATCAGCAAGTAAGTGAATTATAAGATCTTGATTCCTGGATTGGGTTTTCTTTGCCTTTCTAGTTTCAATCAAATAGCTGTTATAAAAACTCTCCTTTTCTTATATAGGTTACCGAAGAGCGTCTTGCTGCCATATTTAGTAGTTGCGGACAAGTAAGTTGCATTGCTTTCCCTGATTATGTTTTCTGATTTTACAAATTGTGGTTATTCAATGTAAATTCAGACCTGGGgcatccttttcttttctttgctttctctAGAATTTTGTGGTTCAACTTATAGAGCATGAATTCTATAACAAGACTTTTTTTCCTTCGTAAGATTAGCTATCATCCACTTCTTCCTGAAATGGAAACTCTCATGTTCTATGTTGCTTACTACTATCATTCCTTTCTAAACAATGAGGACTGAGATCATGTGACAAAGTATATTGTATTAGTGTTTGTGAATGCCATTTGATTATCCTCTGCCAGTTTACATTTACGATTATTATCATTGAAACTTTTGGCATAAACAAGTTTATTTATGGTACCTTGTATGCAACACCTGTACGAAATGACATATTGAATTGATCCACATGCACACATGGGTTCAACATAGTTTGAGGTTGCTTTGATATTCTTTCTGGCTAAGAGATTTTGGTGTTTCTATTATTGGCTCTATGTTAAGCTATGTATCGTGCCTTTGTTTTCTTATTGATGTTAATATAGATGAGATTGTACTATTTCGGACTATAGTTCTGCTGGACTTTGGTTGGTAAATATCTTTACATTAAGAGGAAAAGAGCTTTCTTCTGTATTGTGGCTATGGATTATTGTCATGAGACTCTTGCTTTCTAGGGTTTATTCTTGAATACAGTCTGACTACAAATGGGTGATTAATTTATAGTTATTATAAATGAAAGGGTAGTCTAAACTTTACTCCCTTCACTTTTTCTTCTGCTTTGTCAAATGTTCCATATTAGTCCCTGTATTTTTTTCAGACATTGCCTCTTTGAGTTTTTAAAATTGTTTCAGTGTGGTCTGTCAATCCAGATTTATACTAACGTGAATGAAAGTTGCTCACATGCTTGCCATGTTAACTCATATCCATGTGGTACTATTGTCCTGCTCATTTGACAACGTTAAGGGTAGTGGAAGAAGATAAAGAGCTTGACTTAGTGATCCTGTTTCCTTTACATGATCTATGAGGGAGTTAAGGTCACATAAAGTTtccaaatttttaaactaaatgttATGCTGGACAAAGAAACAtaataaaagttaatcttgcTGTCAATTTCCAGTTCAATCTCACATATCCAGGTGGTACTATTGCCCTGCTCATTTGACGACGTTAAGGGTAGTGGAAGAAGATAAAGAGCTTGACTTAATGATCCTATTTCCTTTACATGATCTATGAGGGAGTTGAGGTCACATAAAGTTtccaaatttttaaactaaatgttATGCAGGGGAAAGAAACAtaataaaagttaatcttgcTGTCAATTTCCAGTTCAATCTCAGTTTCTCAGATGGATAGTTCTATTATCTTGGTAACTGAAACAACAAAGGCTTTTTCTTAATAGAGATATTTCCCTAATTGATTTTCTTTTACTTGAATACGAAATCATATCAGTTGTCTTTTACACATTACAGAAAAGACTCACGATTTTCTAATGTATGCTTTTCCACTTTTCCAAAGCCAAATAAGCTTGTTTGCAGTTAGTTTTGTTTTTACAGAAAGAGGTGTAGTTTCCCTTGCTGCATTTGTAATGCTCTTACATACCCTCTTACATACTTTTGTTGCTCATGTGATGCATTTCTAGTCCCTCCCATCTAACTTTTTGTGATCCATTTCTTCATCACTTTGCCTAAATCTCTTGGAATTTGGAAGTCCTTCACCCAACCCTAATTCTTTTGGCATTAGGAATTGTTTTTAATGCCATAAGCATTGTTGTTAATGTCAAATATGTAAGTTAGGTCTTTTGAAAGGATAATAGGGTCTAATAACGTGGTTTCTTTTTCCTCAGTGTTTATTACCTCAAATGGAAGACCTAAACTTTTGttgtaatatttatatttgaaggTTGTTGACTGCCGGATTTGTGGTGATCCGCATTCAGTACTCCGTTTTGCATTTGTGGAGTTTGCTGATGAGCGtaagatttttattttggtcTGCAAGCCCTCTATAAcattttatgattgcatgtatAGCATGTTACATGGTAGTTTTGTCATACAGATGGTGCGAGAGCTGCTTTGAGCCTTGGTGGGACAATGCTTGGGTACTATCCTGTCAGGGTCTTACCCTCAAAAACTGCCATCCTTCCTGTGAATCCTACATTCCTCCCCAGGGTATGAACAACTCTTAAACATTTTGGCTTTATTTTCTTAATGATGTGTGTATTAAAGTTTTGATAAGGTTTCACTATGAAGATTTTTGCTTATAAGATTTTTTATGATTTCATTTGCAGTCGGAAGATGAGCGGGAAATGTGTAGCAGGACTGTGTATTGTACAAATATTGATAAGAAGGTATACACTATTCCTGTTTTACCagaatgaaatttttggttTCCTCAGTGCATCCTTGTTCCCCATGCATACATATATGGCAGTTGAATAACTGGAATCTTCGATAATTTTCTGTATGTGCGCAGGTTGCTCAAGCTGAAGTCAAGAATTTCTTTGAAACAGCTTGTGGTGAGGTAGGACGAGTTCCAAAGCATgctatttatttatctttttatggTTGAATGGTGTGTGTTATTGAAGCTGACTTCATATTGATATCTTTTTAAAACTTGCAGGTTACTCGTTTGAGGCTTTTGGGGGATCATGTGCATTCAACTCGTATAGCTTTTGTTGAATTTGCAATGGTGAGCTTACAACATTAAGGTTAATGAAGATTAGAGTCAAACATTTGTTAAGATATGCTCATTATGTTTGGGTTGAATCTGCATACTGCTACACTATATTTGATCTTTTTCCGTTTGCGTTTCTATTTGATTACAAATCATGTGGAAAAGTGATATCTGGTCCTTACTTCTTATTATGGTGCATAGTATATACGTACAGACATAAGATATGCTCATTATCTTTTTTGGTCCGATCTATTTTTGCGGTTGGCTGAGGATTTTTTATGTCACTATGTTTTCGTATGCTAATgtgtattaaaaataaataaatgaaatggcATATGTTAATTGCATTCCAAAAGTAACTTCATGAACTGCTTTTGTATTAGTGCATTGAGGAGTTTGGGAAGCTCCTATTGGACTGAATACCACTTCTTGTTGTTAAGGgttttcttattaattttataCTGCTTTtaacttctttcttcttctaggCTCTGCTGCATATTCTTTGGTAAATTGCTTTGAAGTCTAGGATTTAAGTTGTTTCTCTGAGAAAGGTTCCCTTTCCATTTATTGAACTTTTTGTTGTTATGTAGGAGAAGTGGGACGAAGATTTTGTTGGGAATAAATTAGGATCCATGCTATAGAAATCTGTCATTTTCTCAAATGATGCACGCAgattcattattatttttttaaatccgtGCATTGTTTCCTCCTCTTCTCCATCCCATTCAGCAGGAGGATAAAAAAATCTTGTATGTTTGCAAGTGTAAGACAAACTTTGTAG is from Malus sylvestris chromosome 5, drMalSylv7.2, whole genome shotgun sequence and encodes:
- the LOC126622621 gene encoding polyadenylate-binding protein-interacting protein 9-like, translated to MAAVSEISGEAASAKNSNLDSMSKPISESKSEFDVQKLVDMFTKLNPLAKEFFPSSYSPQHHSNFENSVNNNKLSPNDNQANIRRRRNNFNQGKRRLSGRAFRAERESSIRRTVYVSDIDQQVTEERLAAIFSSCGQVVDCRICGDPHSVLRFAFVEFADEHGARAALSLGGTMLGYYPVRVLPSKTAILPVNPTFLPRSEDEREMCSRTVYCTNIDKKVAQAEVKNFFETACGEVTRLRLLGDHVHSTRIAFVEFAMAESAILALNCSGMVLGAQPIRVSPSKTPVRPRVTRPLH